In Macrobrachium nipponense isolate FS-2020 chromosome 13, ASM1510439v2, whole genome shotgun sequence, the DNA window gcattggtgacaaacaaatacattatttgtttgtctCTCGCATCAcaaaccctttaaaggcgaaggtcacgtgacttactcggatgctttgacaacttgcctcctaccgaacgcagtcagtcggcggCTGTCAGAGCGGcagagtcagttacgaactacgctgttgacttagttcggttgttacagagcaatcattacttcgtttaatagcttgtcacagtacccataccattgacacccaccatggagtgtcggtgtgcCTATCCActacgagaacttcgctgcatggggatatgAGATGcggagagacttcgtggcaaacggacagaccagtatgggtactggacatcaccgaagtagagaagagggataggtcatgcgactatttccttcttttcctctgaggaactgcatgacttctcctgcgaagtcaagcatccaggggatgggatccgtgacgctctatttcgtaccgaacttcgtatcgaagactcagaacccttcggtccctgacgattggttcgagtcgttcacaatcccctccctaatggacttcaccgccttcgatgcgaaggagatgctgccttgtccgcaagaacttctccgtggcgaggtactgaaggcaggggtctggtcaaccagaccacatgcccttccttctaccttcgggatattgcccacaggtccttggatcttttttccttgggaccccgtggtggctgctcaaccaacgttgtgtagcgaacccagacccttcgcagctgaacagcatcgagtcctggtgtgaccataagaatggatgagtgaatgagagtgtgactggctcctcttcccatctttttcttcccctctacctgtggttagagggacacggtcgtcaccctgctggataaggacaagatgcaggtgagctactccctccaacaagggggaggaagtggatgccagcttgagacaacccatactttatgttgcctcttgcaaacaggaacaagttcttgcttgctggtacgaagagatacgcttgcctctctcttagtactcggcccagaggtctgaccattgatcctgcggtgcacaccccgatcaatcggacagaggcttggattccctccctcgctcttacgaccagggaggcattccagggatggacgaacaccagtctgttcatcaaaagactcaggaTTCCTCCCCAACCCAGAagttgagtcttcctattgttaaaggaccgatggtttgtattacgtatcggaacaaatgacattttgtcgaaaattgcatttttcctaactacatatacaaacctgaggtcctttacatatagtccctcctcatgccacccctcactctgcgtattttgcatgggccaaaagcaaaagtgatttgtttacctccgcgcgactgtcggacaagcagttaactaccgttctcccttgttcgaagcttacgaccgttccagctgccgctagctacttcctattgttaaaggacctcaggtttgtatagttaggaaaaatgcaattttcgacaaattgtcattttgtaaaCAAATCTGTATAAGTTTGGTATTGCATTTTAGCTAGAATTTCAAGTATTAAAGCCACAACATGATAAGAATAAGGTCAAATACATCTAGATTATAAGTAAATTAGGTTAAGTAAAAAtttggtataatatttaaaatgttattATCAATGCTAAAActtattaggtaaaaaaaaaacttgttggaAAAAGTCAGCTAAAATCTTTTGGATAACAGTTACAGTTGCAAAATATATGATTTGATCACTGTAAACAGGAATGAGTGAGGAGCACAGAAATTACTATAAAAATTGGCTCCAGTTgtagtggatctctctctctctctctctctctctctctctctctctctctctctctctctctctctctctctctctctctctctctctctctctctctctctctctcaaaggtacTGGATATTTCAGGAATAAAGCTAAGTAATATTGACTCTTAATGATGAGATATGTATTTATGTCTAACTTATGTGAAGTTCCTACTGTACAATATATGTGTCTATGTAAATAATGCAGTAGTAGTGAACCCCTTACCAAGTTTATATTGATTTGGAGGATTTTTAGGTTATTGACAAATTTTATGTAGAGGAAAAACCTTAACAGAATACACACATCACTTTTATGAAGGTTTAAATTCAAGCaaatgataagaaaatatattcttCTAAGGAAATATGTATGAGAAATTGGAATCTATTAAAAAAATGCCATTTGAATTTGGATAATTGGGTGATAGCACAGTCTAGTATAAAGATTATCATGTAATAATCTGTGGATTGATGATATAAGAACTACTGATTGTGAATTGAATGATGTAAAGGTTACTGTTTTCTTGACAAATCTGGTAAATTGTGATGTTTAAAATTCTTTGTCGATTTTGACAACTAATTGAAAAAGTCCATGTCATGAAGGATAAAAGAAGTTTTTTATGGTAATATAAAGTAAACCCTCAAACATTGCCAtagaaaatgcaaatttttttataatgccAGTTTTCACATAGACTTTACAACCTATTCATTGGAGCCTAACCTTGTTGGTAAGTTGAGAAGTGGTTTAAGACATATTGTGCAGTGTATCATCAGGTGAACCTGTGCCTTTGTATGTCactgtatatatttttagaaCCATGTTGTGATATTAGGCTAATAAACATTGCTAGCATACTTGTATGTAGCAGATGACGTGGTTGTgtataaaatcataaattaaatcaaacctaacttgggaaaatatttttgagtgatagatatatacatactttgtAAAGCACTACAATTCTAAAGGTGCAAAGTACCCAAAGTACACAGTACTTACCTTTCAAACTTATTTTGTTATGAAGTTTTTGTAATATGCTTCCatttaaagtagttttttttagtttttgagtTATGAATTACTGTGtactcattataataaaaaaaattttcattgatcAATCAATGTTAAGAATGTCATTGTATACTAAGTGTCTATAACAAAATTGTGTAATATATTGCCTTAATGCTAATTCTCACTTTGCTGAACAAGAAAAACAGCACAgcaaatacagtagcctagcaaTCTACTCCTAACTTCTTGTCTTGCAATAGGCTTACTGGCTCTTAATTTAAACAGATGTAAACCTGCCCattaaaattataagaaaaaaaattttcactggGTCCTAAAATGAAGTGCAGTACATAACTTGATTTCTGGAGCATAACCTGGGAACTAGTGGACTCTTGGACAGACCAGTGTAATGGAGATGACCAGAACAGAATGTTGCCACATGTGTGAGTGGGACCTAGAACCTAGGTAATCATTGTAGGACAGGAGATAGAGCCCTCCTGTCCTGAATCCTTTATATTCTATCACTGTGCCTCCAAGCACTATGCTGGCCGAGACCAACTGTAAGAGAATCTTAGTAATTGGTTGGTATGCCTGATAGAGGGCTTTAAGGAGGGGTCATGAGAATCTAACTCCTTTAAGGACAAACAGTGGCTACTCTATcaaaatagcatatttttttttctcttttcagatggGAAATGcttccaaaaattatttcaacattACTTAGCGGGACTTCAATAATAATTGATCGATATGCATTTTCTGGAGTTGCTTTTTCAGCTGCTAAAGAGGTATAGTAAACAATGAATTGATATGCATTCAACTCTTGAGAGGTTGGAAATGAGTCTAATAAGAGTATAAGTTGAActtcatagtgtttttttttttaacaattacagTAGTTGTAGTAAGATATAAgacactctcgctctctctctttcatattatcttgccTTATGTTGTGAGCATCTGTATTTGAAATTAATTGATACATACTATACACTAGATATGGAAGTTTAATGTACTTGAATCTTGAAGGTCAAACTTAGTATGTATTACCACAAAGTACATTGGGTGATGTTTGCATCAacatgattaaaataaaatgtgtttatatttatttttgtataatttgtggTTGTATGCGCTGCAAAGTTTTAGACCCAAACATTGATACTTGTCTAGCATAGAAAAATGAGTTGATTGTTCTAGTGGGTGCATTATCAGTAATGCAAGTATAGTCCTCAAATGTCAATCATGGTTAAGTAGTTTTCTGCTCCAGGTAGGATTCAAACTTAAAACCTCTGGGTTAAATTTTTAACATTCTGTGTTTAATCTACATAACCCCATAGGTAAGAAAAGTTACAATCTTTCAGTCATTCCCTGTGCATAGAATAATGTTTTAACATGAGGAAAGctgatgtattttatatttaattctgtAAAAATGTTATGAGTTCATCCAGAcacttaattttatattaatatcaatttaggagcttgtttttttatgtaaactgtTTATATGTTTACATTTGTTAAAATTATGTCATATATGTTGAGTGGAGAAAAATCCATATTCTAAAATTTATTCAGTATTGATTTTATGATGAAGAGATGTAGATATGTGATTTTGAAACTTGCAAAGTTACTGCAGTATGTAGTTTGATATTCTTATACACTGTATGTACTAGTACATGTAtatttattccatttcattcatgTTTTGCCAGGGTATGAATTTGGAGTGGTGTAAGCAGAGTGATGTAGGTCTTCCAAAGCCTGATAGCGTACTTTTCTTGGACCTTAGTGTTGAAGCAGCTCAGAGTCGTGGCCAGTATGGTAAAGAGCGGTATGAGAAGGCTGAATTTCAGAAGAGAGTTAATGAGAATTACCATAAATTGAGAGACGAATCCTGGAAGGTGAGAATCTATCATTTCATCTGATTTTATGTGATAGATATCCAAAAAATTCATGTTAAAGTAAATGCTGTctactgttattattagtattttaataGTGGTAATAGTATTTGAGTTTTATTAATTTCAGAATGCTACTAAAACTTAACTCTTTTACAGATAATAGATGCAAATAAAACGGTTGAAGACTTGCAGAAAGAGTTGGTAGCAGAAGTTACGAAAGTCATTGACAGTGTTGATGGGGTAAAGATAGGGAAGCTTTGGTTATAGTGCAATATACTATGAGGGAATAGGCCCTGTATGAAGTCTTAAAGGTTCTGTCCATCATTTCTTCAGCCTAACTGCATATCCTTTCACTTCTTACCACTTTTAAAATTCTGCGGACCAACCCTCTGGGAGTCCAAGAGATGTCAATGGTTttgttaaaagtatattttgataATAGTAATGTATGGTAAGCAGTATATATTATTAGACATATCATTGACAAAAGTGTTTTAGTTTGGAAGATGTAAAATGTGATTAATGTTATTTTACTGTAGTTTACTCATTAATGATTTTCATTGACCTCTTGTTAGAGATTTAAAGATAATATTTTCATGTCGGTCAATTTTTTGCTTTATGTAGATTGGCTACTTCTAAGTCATTTCAGTAgaaaattgtgaaaataattttttatattcattggtCAAacgatacatttttaatttagatatatatgtatgtagcagttttacataattttgaaaacTAGGCAATGTAAAATATTCTACTACTTGTGATGTTTAAGGCTGAACATAGCAAGGATTCCATTTTGGACATACAGTGCTACTCCACTTTTTCGTGCTTCATTTTGTCATGGATTTTTGTGGCacacattattcacttttccaaaagggaactttcactaatttaCAGATTTGTTCTATGGACTGCAtcgctaattttattttattttattttttgtgtgtgtgtgtagtagagcAACACTTTATTCACTGATTACTGTATTTTTCCATATTGTGTTtgtgactaaatactgatttttataatgaaaattatttacagtGTAAAAGTAATTTACAATGTATTCAAGAGGCCATGAAAGTGTTTTTCATAAACAACTATTAAACCAACAtatggatttccatgctactGAAGCACCAagtgtttctaacattgtccATTTCGGGCAGGTGGTGCATTATGATGTATCTGTGACCAAAgcctaattatttaaaaaatttgtatatctTCAAACATCATATTAATGTGCTTTAAAACATTTTGTATGGCCcaggataggtaaaatgacatttaaccgTAAGTCAAATAACCTTTTGTAATGGTATAGTAGAGGATACCTATCTGATGTGAACACTTTTGTGGAAGGTTGGGTGGCTGAGTgcagctttaacctcattttcttaagtaaaaatgtTAAAGAAACACATGGCAGTGCACAGTACTTCCAAAAATTAGGATGAAGTTTGAAGCCCTCAGTGCTTAGTGGCTTTGAAATCTGTAAGAcagtttaaaagttgtttacagAAAACACTAtgtcatggcctctggaatgcacagtagttatgtatctattaagctcattccaggttggGCCCCATACTGAGCATAATGGGTGTATGAATTTtattagatttctctctctctctctcttcatatttctccttcttctctctctctctctctctctctctctctctctctctctctctctctctctctctctaagggtaatGTAAGACGTATTTTAATTGATATTAGTACTGTAAAGTGTTTTTGGATGATGGAGCAAattgtacaatattttattaaaagtcactaattatttttaattttatttccagtAAAGCACactggaaaatgaaattaaaataattagtgACTATTTTGAGTATTGTACAATTGCTCCATCATCCAAAAGCACTTTACATTAGtatcatttcaaatacatcttgcattacccttagagagagagagagcgagagtgtaCACCTATTATGCTTTGTCTGGGGCCTAACCTGAAATGTGCTTAATATGTAGATAGTACAttaatacattataaatacaatatgcattaatacattacatataaatacaatttGTTCTAACATCCAAAAACCCTTtacagtaatataatttcaaatacatcttacattactTTTAAACGGAGAGAGCATACACCTATTATGGTCAGCCTGGGGCCTAATGTGGAATGAACTTAATAGATACATTACTACATTATAAGTACACtaaattgattttataaaaaaaaaatatatgcatttagtcacaaacacaatatgaaaaaattcagtaattaatgaataaatagtgttgctctatgaaaaaagcaaattagtgataatttgaaatattttaccagtacttagtatatatacataaaatgagaCAACTTCAGTACTATGAATGAAAATGGCAATGCTTAGGTGTACAGGGGCAACTTGATTAGTTGTCAAATATTCTGGAagacagatttatttaatttgtattaaacattttatagatattttgctgtgtttatattaatattaatatttgaaaattagtaaatcattgttataagcattttaaagGCATATGTACATAAGAGTAAGTTGTAAAAGGGCACTAATCTAAGATGACTTAGATGTTTCGTGGTATATTTATGtctgaaattatattattttagtttcataatttagttatatttttgtttgaactttcAAATTAAGAAGTGAAATTTAAAATAGACAgtttaagtatttttgtttgaGGACTACAGGTTATTTGACACTAAAAAGCCAATTATAAGCATTTGTAGAGGGGATTTATGGATTTCCGCGGTAGGTTCCAGAACCTATCCCTGTGTAAAAGTGGGGGAGCACTGTAATTTAGTAATTTGCACTTATTTTCTGCACCTTTAATATCCCATGAAAAGTATTAGACATTGAAGTTTTGAATGGGAACTTTTTTCATTCAAGCTTACAGGCTTTATTAGAGAGGCCCTTAACAACAGGTGAGTAATTTAATGGCTGCTTATTATTAACTCATAACTGTTCAAAATTACCATCCTTAAAATTGTCTTCCTTTATGATGATCAGTGTGGGTGattttgaaaacaacatttttaataattaatgatgGCCTGAATCTTGAAAAGTAGGAAAGTATGGTTAAAGAGATAATAAGAGTAGTGATTCGTTTAATGGCAGCAGCTTTTTCGGCAGTTATATCCTAGTGTTTCTCGCAAGTGTTTCTTGCAGAGCACTAAAATTGGTATTACTCAGGGTTTTTTGCATCattgttttctgccttttactcttCAGCTCTTCCTTTTTGTTACTTTGTATGTAGCTCTACAGCTTTTGCAGCATTGGCTTGGTTCAGTTTTAAAGAACACATCTTTGGAGTAAGCATtgtgaaagtaaaataaatagtgCTTTGGAATAGGTAACCTGTAAGTACGTATGTAGTATACTGTATTGTACAGTTATTTTCTCAGACCATTGCACTTTTTAATACTGCAAGAAGACTAAATCTCATACAGTCATGCCTTGGTTAACAGACTTGAATCCAGAAGACTGTCAACCAAATAAACATGTCCAAAGACACTATCCTCCAGAAAATTCACAGCCCTGCTGGCAGATCAGCCTTCATAAGAGCCTTTTGCGTACAGTACAGTTACTGTACTTAGCACTCGAATATGAACACAAAAAGTTTGGCTGAGATGTGTACTGAAAAGAACCACTGTCTGAAGCCTTCCTTGTGTTTCATGAAGTTTCAATCCCATGTTTTGACTAGACCATTGTCACTATTATCCGTCCTTTAA includes these proteins:
- the LOC135225814 gene encoding thymidylate kinase-like, which produces MMNGIETVANGETVANGGTVTNGETVANGEAVTNGIATPCRGALIVLEGGDRTGKTTQAQNLVQFLNSAGKPAIFMRFPDRTTKIGSIIDSYLACSSELEDHSIHLLFSANRWEMLPKIISTLLSGTSIIIDRYAFSGVAFSAAKEGMNLEWCKQSDVGLPKPDSVLFLDLSVEAAQSRGQYGKERYEKAEFQKRVNENYHKLRDESWKIIDANKTVEDLQKELVAEVTKVIDSVDGVKIGKLWL